From Candidatus Binataceae bacterium, the proteins below share one genomic window:
- the dnaN gene encoding DNA polymerase III subunit beta: MELVIERAALQDSLAMVQGIVERRNTVPILGHVLLEPNGANLKLAATDLEVGIRTEVPCRIDKKGSVTLNARKLFEIVREAEGGEVSLKSLDNDWVELRCGRARFKMMGLDPRSFPAMPSQSAKPQGDAARKAVKGDLTIATRVLAGMIDKTIFAVSPDEARYNLGGVLIESPSKGAVRMVATDGHRLSMIEREAAEFTMQGSAIIPRKGLAELRKLLDQEGDEQVRLMVDGQLAWLKRGATEVSMRLVEGEFPDYRGVIPKQSKYTITVGRDALLNSIKRAAIFSNERYRGVKLTMAPGSLTVSSTSPEMGEASETIDVDFKGEEFSIGFNATYMTEALGVIPPESEAHLGLSDDVSPGVIGTPADTQFTYVVMPMRL, translated from the coding sequence ATGGAACTTGTAATCGAGCGCGCGGCATTGCAGGACAGCTTGGCGATGGTTCAGGGGATCGTTGAGCGGCGCAACACGGTGCCGATCCTCGGGCACGTCCTGCTTGAGCCCAACGGCGCCAACCTCAAGCTGGCGGCGACCGACCTCGAAGTCGGCATCCGCACCGAGGTTCCCTGCCGTATCGACAAGAAGGGCAGCGTTACGCTCAACGCGCGCAAGCTGTTCGAGATCGTGCGCGAGGCCGAGGGCGGCGAAGTCTCGCTCAAGTCGCTCGACAACGACTGGGTCGAGCTCCGGTGCGGGCGGGCGAGATTCAAGATGATGGGGCTCGACCCGCGCAGCTTTCCCGCGATGCCGAGCCAGAGCGCCAAACCCCAGGGCGACGCTGCGCGCAAGGCGGTCAAGGGCGATCTGACCATCGCCACCCGCGTGCTCGCGGGCATGATCGACAAGACCATCTTCGCGGTCAGCCCGGACGAGGCGCGCTACAACCTCGGCGGAGTGTTGATCGAGTCGCCGTCTAAGGGGGCGGTGCGGATGGTTGCCACCGACGGCCATCGGCTCTCCATGATCGAGCGCGAGGCGGCGGAGTTCACGATGCAGGGCAGCGCGATAATTCCGCGCAAGGGGCTTGCCGAGCTGCGCAAGCTGCTCGACCAAGAAGGCGACGAGCAGGTGCGGCTGATGGTGGACGGGCAGCTCGCCTGGCTCAAGCGCGGCGCGACCGAAGTCTCGATGCGTCTGGTCGAGGGCGAGTTTCCGGACTACCGCGGGGTGATTCCCAAGCAGTCGAAGTACACGATCACGGTCGGCCGCGACGCCCTGCTCAATTCGATCAAGCGCGCCGCGATTTTTTCCAACGAGCGCTACCGCGGGGTGAAGCTGACGATGGCGCCCGGGTCGCTGACGGTTTCCTCAACGAGCCCCGAGATGGGCGAGGCGAGCGAAACGATCGACGTCGACTTCAAGGGCGAAGAATTTTCGATCGGCTTCAACGCCACCTACATGACCGAGGCGCTCGGCGTGATACCGCCGGAGAGCGAGGCCCATCTGGGGCTCTCCGACGACGTTAGCCCGGGCGTGATTGGCACACCCGCCGATACGCAATTCACTTACGTCGTGATGCCGATGCGGCTGTAG